The proteins below are encoded in one region of bacterium:
- a CDS encoding mandelate racemase/muconate lactonizing enzyme family protein, with protein sequence MKITRVEAIPLRIPDLDWTRADGIQDDVVVPVHTDAGITGVGEADSSPHVVKAIVDAPESWMRSRGLAGMLVGEDPLHTERLWDAMYEGTLWMGRGGVAVQAIAAVDLALWDIKGQALGLPVHTLLGGARRETIPVYASMLFERDHGAMRETAQRYVADGYRAVKFGWGPMGPDLATDVALVRAAREAIGDAALLVDAGGAWTLREAVRRLDAFREFSPFWLEEALASDDLAGWARLTAAARTTRIATGEQETLASAFRDLLEIGRVDVIQPDLARAGGFTQGRRIADLAAANHAQLVPHAWKSGILVAACMHFAAVLPEIPFVEYTVAPSPLRRELVRSDVAVSNGVARIPKSPGLGVELNEEILERYRTDR encoded by the coding sequence ATGAAGATCACGCGGGTCGAGGCGATCCCGCTGCGGATCCCGGACCTCGACTGGACCCGCGCCGACGGCATTCAGGACGACGTCGTGGTGCCGGTGCACACCGACGCCGGGATCACCGGGGTCGGCGAAGCGGACTCGTCTCCCCATGTCGTCAAGGCGATCGTCGACGCGCCGGAGTCGTGGATGCGCTCCCGCGGCCTCGCGGGCATGCTCGTGGGCGAGGACCCGCTGCACACCGAGCGGCTCTGGGACGCGATGTACGAGGGGACGCTGTGGATGGGGCGGGGCGGGGTCGCCGTCCAGGCGATCGCCGCGGTCGATCTCGCGCTCTGGGACATCAAAGGCCAGGCCCTCGGGCTGCCGGTGCACACGCTCCTCGGCGGCGCCCGCCGCGAGACGATTCCCGTCTACGCGAGCATGCTCTTCGAGCGGGACCACGGCGCGATGCGCGAGACGGCGCAGCGCTACGTCGCGGACGGCTACCGGGCGGTGAAGTTCGGGTGGGGACCGATGGGTCCCGACCTCGCGACCGACGTGGCGCTCGTGCGCGCGGCCCGCGAGGCGATCGGCGACGCGGCGCTGTTGGTGGACGCGGGAGGCGCGTGGACGCTGCGCGAAGCGGTGCGGCGGCTGGACGCGTTCCGGGAATTTTCGCCGTTCTGGCTGGAGGAGGCGCTCGCCAGCGACGACCTCGCGGGGTGGGCGCGGCTCACCGCGGCGGCGCGCACCACCCGGATCGCGACCGGCGAGCAGGAGACGCTGGCCTCGGCGTTCCGCGATCTGCTCGAGATCGGCCGCGTGGACGTCATCCAGCCGGATCTGGCGCGCGCCGGGGGCTTCACCCAGGGCCGGCGGATCGCCGACCTGGCCGCCGCGAACCACGCCCAGCTCGTGCCGCACGCCTGGAAGTCCGGGATTCTGGTCGCGGCCTGCATGCACTTCGCCGCGGTCCTGCCGGAAATTCCCTTCGTCGAGTACACGGTCGCCCCATCCCCGCTCAGGCGGGAGCTCGTGCGCAGCGACGTCGCGGTCTCGAACGGCGTCGCGCGCATCCCGAAGAGCCCCGGGCTCGGGGTGGAGCTGAACGAGGAAATCCTGGAGCGGTATCGCACGGACCGGTAG
- a CDS encoding ABC transporter substrate-binding protein yields MADGNAAGTSRTRGWPDSRHLTRRELILGAGALAGAGAAGAWWLGEAPRVEAAAAPKRGGRVTWGMTSDPTSVIPFGAVAGSNFEITSLVYESLLRWDRRLNVQPALAESWQIPDNRTYVFKLRRGVRFHSGKELDAEDVKYSLELQKTPPPPGAVTSFYPKIGGVTVLDKYTVRVTMTEPDATMLGYLAWGRYSAIIPKGLYDRADLRTHADGTGPFRLEEYVPNDHTRLSRFSGYWRPDLPYLDEITMKVMLDEQARLAGLRSGAIDGAQLTADTAAGLAGDASLAILKGLTAVFREVEFTIKGNGKPWDNVKVRQAVNAAINRQAIIEKVYGGDAVYSSKIPQGYGPWPLSQDALKLKWERYDLPKAKALMAAAGVAGGFSVTLQSIAHPTDYTQNAEVIKEQLRLININVTVQPLEIGTFARNNGQGDFEWQSTGRGMRGDPSGFIADFDPTSSIYKAWYQGGYNNKELTDLYFQGLHTPDQARRLQIYRRLQEIVLTEWPALPLVNPMIYFVVRRRLHNMYVAYEATERGLVETWAD; encoded by the coding sequence ATGGCGGACGGCAACGCGGCGGGCACGTCTCGGACCCGGGGATGGCCGGACTCTCGTCATCTGACCCGGCGCGAGTTGATCCTCGGCGCCGGGGCGCTCGCGGGGGCGGGTGCCGCGGGCGCGTGGTGGCTCGGGGAGGCGCCGCGGGTCGAGGCGGCGGCCGCCCCGAAACGCGGCGGGCGGGTGACCTGGGGGATGACCTCTGACCCGACCTCGGTCATTCCGTTCGGCGCCGTCGCCGGGTCCAATTTCGAGATCACGTCGCTCGTCTACGAGTCGCTGCTGCGGTGGGACCGGCGGCTCAACGTCCAGCCGGCGCTCGCCGAGTCCTGGCAGATTCCCGACAACCGGACGTACGTCTTCAAACTCCGCCGGGGGGTGCGGTTCCACAGCGGGAAAGAGCTCGACGCGGAGGACGTCAAGTATTCGCTGGAGCTGCAGAAGACGCCGCCCCCGCCGGGGGCCGTTACGAGCTTCTACCCGAAAATCGGCGGCGTGACCGTCCTGGACAAGTACACGGTGCGGGTCACCATGACCGAGCCCGACGCGACGATGCTGGGGTATCTCGCCTGGGGGCGATACTCGGCGATCATCCCGAAGGGCCTCTACGACCGCGCCGACTTGCGAACCCACGCGGACGGCACCGGGCCGTTCCGGCTCGAGGAATACGTGCCGAACGATCACACCCGGCTCAGCCGGTTCAGCGGCTACTGGCGGCCCGACCTCCCGTACCTCGACGAGATCACGATGAAGGTGATGCTGGACGAGCAGGCGCGGCTCGCGGGGCTGCGCTCCGGCGCGATCGACGGCGCGCAACTCACGGCCGACACGGCCGCCGGCCTCGCCGGCGATGCGTCGCTCGCGATTCTCAAGGGCCTGACGGCCGTCTTCCGGGAAGTCGAGTTCACCATCAAGGGCAACGGCAAGCCCTGGGACAACGTCAAGGTCCGGCAGGCCGTGAACGCGGCCATCAACCGGCAGGCGATCATCGAAAAGGTCTACGGGGGCGACGCGGTCTACTCGAGCAAGATCCCCCAGGGCTACGGGCCCTGGCCGCTCTCCCAGGACGCGCTCAAGCTGAAATGGGAGCGGTACGATCTGCCGAAAGCCAAGGCGCTGATGGCGGCGGCGGGCGTCGCCGGCGGGTTCTCCGTCACGCTGCAGTCGATCGCGCATCCGACCGACTACACGCAGAACGCCGAAGTCATAAAAGAGCAATTGCGGTTGATCAACATCAACGTCACGGTGCAGCCGCTGGAGATCGGGACGTTCGCCCGCAACAACGGTCAGGGCGATTTCGAGTGGCAGTCCACGGGCCGCGGCATGCGGGGGGACCCGAGCGGCTTCATCGCCGATTTCGATCCCACCAGTTCGATCTACAAGGCCTGGTATCAGGGCGGCTACAACAACAAAGAACTGACCGATCTCTACTTCCAGGGTCTGCACACGCCCGATCAGGCCCGGCGGCTGCAAATCTACCGGCGGCTGCAGGAGATCGTCCTGACCGAGTGGCCGGCGCTGCCGCTCGTCAATCCGATGATCTACTTCGTCGTGCGCCGGCGGCTGCATAACATGTACGTCGCGTACGAGGCGACGGAGCGCGGCCTGGTCGAGACGTGGGCGGACTGA
- a CDS encoding aspartate aminotransferase family protein produces METRETVIPHLFLDFMQMREFAKDPLVFVGGEGIRLTDTAGRRYIDGLSGVFVASLGHGNMPVIEAMAAQMRQLAFAPPLHSTNLPALRLTELLLRIAPEGVGALKLLSGGSEATEAAMKLARQYHQQSGHPRKYKIVGRYGSYHGGTMGALSAGGGRDRKSVYEPLGVGFLHVHPPYCYRCPFDQTYPGCGRTCVTLVERTIEAEDPQTVAAVIVEPISISSAGFITPPPDYLPRLREVCTRHNVVLIYDEIITGFGRLGTMFGSQYYEAAPDITCCGKGMSGGYAPLAAILIRAQIADAFYGEAGDRREFHHGHTYAGNPVACAAGVAAITQLLERDLVGNARRQGEHLRRRLAGLAARFPLIGDVRGAGLLQGVEFVPSRRNGGRFPPRVRPGKAVERAARKRGLLLRCGEDFAVFAPPLIVTAADIDEMCDILGESIAEVQSTLPDGAS; encoded by the coding sequence GTGGAGACGCGAGAGACGGTCATACCGCATCTGTTCCTGGACTTCATGCAGATGCGGGAGTTCGCGAAAGACCCGCTGGTGTTCGTGGGGGGCGAGGGGATTCGGCTCACCGACACGGCGGGACGGCGGTACATCGACGGGCTGTCCGGGGTGTTCGTGGCCAGCCTCGGCCACGGCAACATGCCGGTGATCGAAGCGATGGCCGCCCAGATGCGCCAACTCGCGTTTGCCCCGCCGCTGCACAGCACGAACCTGCCGGCGCTCAGACTCACGGAACTGCTGCTGCGGATCGCCCCCGAGGGCGTCGGGGCGCTCAAACTGCTGAGCGGCGGCTCCGAGGCGACGGAGGCGGCGATGAAACTCGCGCGCCAATACCATCAGCAGAGCGGGCATCCGCGGAAGTACAAGATCGTCGGCCGGTACGGCTCCTATCACGGCGGGACGATGGGCGCGCTCTCCGCCGGCGGCGGCCGGGACCGGAAGTCGGTCTACGAGCCGCTCGGCGTCGGATTCCTGCACGTCCATCCGCCGTACTGCTACCGCTGTCCCTTCGACCAGACGTACCCCGGCTGCGGCCGGACGTGCGTGACGCTAGTCGAGCGCACGATCGAGGCCGAAGACCCGCAGACGGTCGCCGCGGTCATCGTCGAGCCGATTTCGATCTCCTCGGCCGGGTTCATCACGCCCCCGCCGGACTATCTGCCGCGCCTGCGGGAGGTGTGCACCCGGCACAACGTCGTCCTCATCTATGACGAGATCATCACCGGCTTCGGCCGGCTGGGCACGATGTTCGGGTCGCAGTACTATGAGGCCGCGCCCGACATTACGTGCTGCGGCAAGGGGATGAGCGGCGGGTACGCGCCGCTCGCGGCCATTCTCATCCGCGCCCAGATCGCGGACGCGTTCTACGGCGAGGCGGGGGACCGCCGCGAGTTTCATCACGGCCACACCTACGCCGGCAATCCGGTCGCGTGCGCCGCGGGGGTCGCCGCGATTACGCAGCTGCTCGAGCGGGACCTCGTGGGGAACGCCCGGCGGCAGGGCGAGCACCTCCGGCGCCGGCTCGCCGGGCTCGCGGCCCGGTTCCCGCTGATCGGTGACGTTCGCGGCGCCGGGCTCCTGCAGGGCGTCGAGTTCGTGCCCAGCCGCCGGAACGGCGGGCGGTTTCCACCGAGGGTGCGGCCCGGGAAGGCCGTGGAGCGCGCCGCGCGCAAACGCGGGCTGCTGCTGCGCTGCGGCGAGGACTTCGCCGTCTTCGCCCCGCCGCTCATCGTCACCGCGGCCGACATCGACGAGATGTGCGACATTCTCGGGGAGAGCATCGCCGAGGTCCAATCGACGCTGCCCGACGGCGCCTCGTGA
- a CDS encoding ABC transporter ATP-binding protein encodes MDSAAERRPRAAGEPLLSVRGLRTYFVQDEGVVKAVDGVDLDVYPGRVLGVVGESGCGKSVTARSILGLVERPGRIVGGEIRLRRGARSGPAREVDLARLAPDGPEIRSIRGAEIGLVFQEPMASFSPVHTIGDQIAEAIVVHRRASPRDVRARAVALLRQVGVSRPEARLDEYAHQLSGGLRQRAMIAMALAGEPGLLIADEPTTALDVTTQGQILDLLRRLQAERNMAVLLITHNLGVVAEMADDVAVMYLGRVVEDAPVDAIFHDPKHPYTQALLRSLPSVDAAPLTKLPTVSGAIPHPYHRPAGCPFHPRCPSAMPGLCDRDPPGETAVAPGHRVRCFLYGRGEAS; translated from the coding sequence ATGGATAGCGCGGCAGAGCGGCGCCCGCGCGCGGCCGGGGAGCCCTTGCTCTCGGTGCGCGGCCTGCGCACATATTTCGTCCAGGACGAAGGCGTCGTCAAGGCGGTGGACGGCGTCGATCTCGATGTCTACCCCGGACGGGTGTTGGGCGTCGTCGGCGAGAGCGGCTGCGGGAAGAGCGTGACCGCGCGGTCGATTCTCGGCCTCGTCGAGCGCCCCGGTCGCATCGTGGGCGGCGAGATCCGGTTGCGCCGCGGGGCGAGATCCGGCCCGGCCCGCGAAGTGGATCTCGCCCGTCTCGCTCCGGACGGACCCGAGATCCGGTCGATCCGGGGCGCCGAGATCGGCCTGGTCTTTCAAGAACCCATGGCCTCGTTCAGCCCGGTCCACACGATCGGCGATCAGATCGCGGAGGCGATCGTGGTGCACCGCCGCGCGTCCCCGCGCGACGTGCGGGCGCGCGCCGTGGCGCTGCTCCGGCAGGTCGGCGTCTCGAGACCCGAGGCGCGCCTGGACGAATACGCGCATCAGCTGAGCGGCGGGCTGCGCCAACGCGCCATGATCGCGATGGCGCTGGCCGGCGAACCCGGCCTCTTGATCGCGGACGAGCCGACGACCGCCCTCGACGTCACCACCCAGGGCCAAATCCTCGATCTCCTGCGGCGCCTGCAGGCCGAACGAAACATGGCGGTGCTGCTGATCACGCATAACCTCGGCGTGGTCGCCGAAATGGCGGACGACGTCGCCGTGATGTACCTCGGTCGGGTCGTCGAAGACGCGCCGGTCGACGCGATCTTTCATGATCCCAAGCACCCATACACGCAGGCCCTCCTCCGCTCGCTGCCGTCGGTCGACGCGGCCCCGTTGACGAAGCTGCCCACCGTCAGCGGAGCGATCCCCCACCCGTACCACCGCCCGGCCGGCTGCCCGTTTCACCCCCGGTGTCCGAGCGCCATGCCCGGCCTGTGCGACCGCGATCCGCCGGGGGAAACGGCGGTCGCGCCCGGGCACAGGGTGCGCTGTTTCCTGTACGGACGCGGCGAAGCGTCATGA
- a CDS encoding ABC transporter permease: MTAVAMPGAGAEEERISVATQWQLTWWRFRKHRLALLSAAAITAMYIVALGADFFAYSAPLASNAERTLIPPQPIHLLDGGTFRPFVYALKGARDPKTFQMVYVPDTSVKVPVRFFAGGFAYHVFGTIPLDRHLLGVEGASAETSLFLLGTDVQGRDLWSRLMYATRTSMTIGLVAVALTLCLGIILGGLSGFYGGPVDTVIQRAIEVIRSIPTIPLWMGLAAAMPRTWSVTRVYFAITIIISFIGWTELARVVRGRFLALREEEFVTAAEVAGCSAPRIIFRHMVPSFLSHIIAATTLALPAMIISETSLSFLGLGLRPPAISWGVLLQDAQNIEAVALSPWLMSPAALVILAVLAFNFLGDGLRDAADPYG, translated from the coding sequence GTGACGGCGGTGGCGATGCCGGGCGCAGGCGCCGAGGAAGAGCGGATCTCGGTCGCCACTCAGTGGCAACTCACGTGGTGGCGCTTCCGGAAGCACCGCCTCGCGCTGCTGAGCGCCGCGGCGATCACCGCCATGTACATCGTGGCGCTCGGCGCCGATTTCTTTGCCTACTCCGCTCCGCTGGCGTCCAACGCCGAGCGGACGCTGATCCCGCCGCAGCCGATCCATCTGCTCGACGGCGGGACATTCCGGCCGTTTGTGTACGCCCTCAAGGGCGCCCGCGACCCGAAGACGTTCCAGATGGTCTACGTGCCGGACACCTCGGTGAAGGTTCCGGTGCGGTTCTTCGCAGGCGGCTTCGCCTACCACGTGTTCGGGACGATTCCGCTCGACCGCCACCTGCTCGGGGTCGAAGGTGCGAGTGCGGAGACGTCGCTATTTCTCCTTGGGACCGACGTCCAGGGCCGTGACCTGTGGTCCCGGCTGATGTACGCGACGCGCACGTCCATGACGATCGGGTTGGTCGCGGTCGCGCTGACGCTGTGCCTGGGGATCATCCTTGGGGGCCTGTCCGGTTTTTACGGGGGACCGGTCGACACGGTGATCCAGCGGGCGATCGAGGTGATCCGGTCCATCCCGACGATCCCGTTGTGGATGGGACTGGCCGCCGCGATGCCGCGGACGTGGAGCGTAACGCGCGTCTACTTCGCCATCACGATCATCATCTCGTTCATCGGCTGGACGGAACTGGCGCGGGTGGTCCGCGGTCGGTTCCTGGCTCTGCGCGAGGAAGAGTTTGTCACGGCCGCGGAGGTGGCTGGCTGCAGCGCCCCGCGGATCATCTTCCGCCACATGGTGCCGTCGTTTCTCAGCCACATCATCGCCGCGACTACGCTGGCGCTGCCGGCGATGATCATCAGCGAGACGTCCCTGAGTTTTCTCGGTCTTGGGCTGCGGCCCCCGGCGATCAGTTGGGGCGTGCTGCTCCAAGACGCGCAGAACATCGAAGCGGTCGCCCTCTCCCCGTGGCTCATGAGCCCCGCGGCGCTCGTGATTCTCGCGGTGCTGGCGTTCAACTTTCTCGGCGACGGGCTGCGGGACGCGGCCGATCCTTATGGATAG
- a CDS encoding oligopeptide/dipeptide ABC transporter ATP-binding protein has translation MTRVEAADGALLEVRGLRKVFPIRRGFLRAAAGAVRAVDDVSFTIYRGETLALVGESGCGKTTTARCVIRVLEPTAGQILFHPPGAPAIDLARVPRARMRPLRQHLQMIFQDPFSSLNPRMTLLDIIGEPLLVHGMTNRPKRVARVRDLLRLVGLRPEYLQRYPHAFSGGQRQRIGIARALALNPSLVVADEPVSALDVSVQAQILNLLLDLRVELGVTYLFVAHDLSVVKHISDRVAVMYLGKIVELAETAPLYASPKHPYTEALLSVVPKPDPRLRPVRVPLAADAAEPADPAHPPAGCHFHPRCPYAVDRCRAEVPALEEVEPGRFVRCHRARELTLAGAAGTG, from the coding sequence ATGACCCGCGTCGAGGCGGCCGACGGCGCGCTCCTCGAAGTCCGGGGACTGCGAAAGGTGTTCCCGATCCGGCGCGGGTTTCTGCGGGCGGCGGCGGGCGCGGTCCGGGCGGTGGACGACGTGAGCTTCACCATCTACCGTGGCGAGACGCTCGCCCTGGTGGGGGAAAGCGGGTGCGGCAAGACGACGACGGCCCGGTGCGTCATCCGCGTGCTCGAGCCCACCGCCGGCCAGATCCTGTTCCACCCACCCGGCGCGCCGGCGATCGACCTGGCCCGGGTCCCGCGGGCGCGGATGCGGCCGCTCCGGCAGCATCTCCAGATGATCTTTCAGGATCCGTTCTCCTCGCTGAACCCGCGGATGACATTGCTCGATATCATCGGCGAGCCGCTCCTTGTGCATGGAATGACGAACCGTCCGAAGCGCGTCGCGCGGGTGCGGGACTTGCTGCGCCTGGTGGGCCTGCGCCCCGAGTATCTGCAGCGCTACCCGCACGCCTTCAGCGGCGGGCAGCGGCAGCGCATCGGGATCGCGCGCGCACTCGCGCTCAATCCCAGCTTGGTCGTGGCCGATGAGCCGGTCTCGGCGCTCGACGTGTCGGTGCAGGCGCAGATCCTGAACCTGTTGCTCGATCTGCGGGTGGAGCTCGGCGTGACGTACCTGTTCGTCGCGCACGATTTGAGCGTCGTGAAGCACATCAGCGACCGGGTCGCCGTCATGTACCTCGGGAAGATCGTCGAGCTGGCGGAAACGGCGCCGTTGTACGCGTCGCCCAAACATCCTTACACGGAAGCGTTGCTGTCGGTGGTCCCAAAGCCGGACCCTCGGCTGCGCCCCGTACGCGTCCCGCTCGCGGCGGATGCCGCGGAACCGGCGGACCCGGCGCATCCGCCCGCCGGCTGCCACTTTCACCCCCGATGCCCCTACGCGGTCGATCGATGCCGCGCCGAGGTGCCCGCGCTGGAGGAGGTAGAGCCGGGAAGGTTCGTTCGTTGCCACCGGGCCCGTGAGCTCACGCTCGCCGGCGCGGCGGGCACCGGCTGA
- a CDS encoding VOC family protein, which produces MLPLRTINQVALVVEDLDAAVRRYWERLGIGPWRIYTYQPPLVKDMTYRGRPHEYRMRLAIAYAGDVMVELIQPLSDENVYTEHLRQKGPGLHHVGVFVPLLRDAVADATRAGYQVLQSGRGYGLHGDGGYAYLDTQDLFGMIVELIELPKERVEPEAVYPPPAPRGGGAPA; this is translated from the coding sequence ATGCTGCCGCTTCGCACGATCAATCAGGTCGCCCTCGTCGTCGAGGATCTCGATGCCGCCGTGCGGCGGTACTGGGAGCGCCTCGGCATCGGGCCGTGGCGCATCTACACCTACCAGCCGCCCCTCGTCAAGGACATGACGTACCGCGGCCGCCCGCACGAGTACCGGATGCGCCTTGCGATCGCCTACGCGGGCGATGTGATGGTCGAGCTCATCCAGCCGCTCTCCGACGAGAACGTCTACACGGAGCACCTGCGGCAGAAGGGCCCGGGGCTGCACCATGTCGGCGTCTTCGTGCCGCTGCTTCGGGACGCCGTGGCCGACGCCACCCGAGCCGGGTATCAGGTGCTGCAGAGCGGGCGCGGGTACGGCCTGCACGGCGACGGCGGGTACGCGTATCTCGACACGCAGGACCTGTTCGGCATGATCGTGGAGTTGATCGAGCTGCCGAAGGAACGCGTCGAGCCCGAGGCGGTCTATCCCCCTCCCGCTCCGCGCGGCGGCGGGGCGCCGGCATGA
- a CDS encoding ABC transporter permease: protein MITYVARRLLLAALTIGVISALSFVIIKLPPGDYVTSYIAEMEASGGTVSQGEAAAMRHELGLDRPLYVQYGKWMGRLLRGNFGVSLEYQRPVVDVIGDRLWTTVLLSVAALLFTWVLALPLGIYSAVRQYSVGDYVFTFIGFIGVAVPGFLLALVLLYVSFTLFNARVGGLFSPAYLNAPWSAARAWDLAKHLPLPALILAISGIAHTMRIMRANLLDELRKPYVTTARAKGLTAVRVLLKYPVRVALNPFISTVGYSLPYIVSGTIIVSLVLNLPTVGPLLVTALLAQDMFLAGVIILMLGVMTVVGTLLSDLVLIWADPRIRLSG, encoded by the coding sequence ATGATCACCTACGTCGCCCGCCGCCTGCTGCTGGCCGCGCTGACGATTGGCGTCATCAGCGCCCTGTCGTTTGTGATTATCAAGCTCCCCCCGGGCGATTACGTCACGAGCTACATCGCGGAGATGGAAGCCAGCGGCGGGACCGTGAGCCAGGGCGAGGCCGCCGCGATGCGGCACGAGCTCGGTCTGGACCGGCCCCTGTACGTCCAGTATGGAAAATGGATGGGCCGGCTGTTGCGGGGCAACTTCGGAGTGTCGTTGGAGTACCAGCGGCCGGTCGTGGACGTGATCGGCGACCGGCTGTGGACGACCGTGCTGCTGTCTGTCGCCGCCCTGCTCTTCACCTGGGTGCTCGCGCTGCCGCTCGGCATCTATTCCGCCGTGCGGCAGTACTCGGTGGGGGACTACGTTTTTACGTTCATCGGGTTCATCGGGGTGGCGGTTCCGGGATTTCTGCTCGCCCTGGTGCTCTTGTACGTCAGCTTCACCCTGTTCAACGCCAGGGTGGGCGGCCTCTTCTCGCCCGCGTACCTGAACGCTCCCTGGAGCGCCGCCCGGGCGTGGGACCTCGCCAAGCATCTGCCGCTCCCGGCCCTCATTCTGGCGATCTCCGGGATCGCGCACACGATGCGGATCATGCGCGCAAACCTGCTCGACGAGCTCCGAAAGCCCTACGTCACCACCGCCCGGGCGAAGGGCCTGACCGCGGTCCGCGTCCTGCTGAAATATCCCGTACGGGTGGCGCTCAATCCCTTCATCAGCACCGTCGGGTACTCGCTCCCGTACATCGTCTCGGGCACCATCATTGTCTCGCTCGTCCTCAACCTGCCGACCGTCGGTCCGCTCCTCGTCACAGCCCTCCTGGCACAGGACATGTTCCTCGCCGGCGTCATCATCCTGATGCTCGGAGTCATGACGGTCGTCGGGACGCTGCTCTCGGATCTCGTACTGATCTGGGCCGATCCACGAATCCGGCTGAGCGGCTGA
- a CDS encoding neutral/alkaline non-lysosomal ceramidase N-terminal domain-containing protein has translation MTDAAGGGFRAGVGRETITPAFTVPHAGWGAQTHLFAEGVETDLWATVLALADEGGMAAVVDLDLVAVTPGDARTIRTEVARVLGLAPEQVRVTETHNHAGPPPSTWAWMKEGAAALRRYYDQLPDRAASAAMTARRALRPARVAAGAGESRVAVNRRERSPDGRMATGVNPDGIIDPHVFVVRIDGRDERPLAAIVGYTAHPTTMGPTNRRFSADWPGHLKRTVEAVTGAVCLFAQGATGNVGPGPEGFTDDARVIKRIGGAVGSVAAGVYFDLRIPPRRFRHERVWESGAPLGKWVAEPEPAPGPRVRVMTREIRLPLRPQPPLAQAEAEAETARGRLNDLVGRGAAAREIEAATFVTKRAAMTVERARAFAGKSDLPVELHVLQVGPAVLAGIPAEPFAEIGLAIKARSPFPHTWFGGYVGGWSGYIPTPEEYPRGGYEVDTTPFTSDAAGRVIEDTVAALEDLYRQETAR, from the coding sequence GTGACCGACGCCGCGGGCGGCGGGTTCCGCGCCGGGGTCGGGCGCGAGACGATCACGCCGGCGTTCACGGTGCCGCATGCCGGGTGGGGCGCGCAGACCCATCTGTTCGCCGAAGGTGTGGAAACGGATCTCTGGGCGACCGTGCTGGCGTTGGCCGACGAGGGCGGCATGGCCGCCGTGGTGGACCTGGACCTCGTGGCCGTCACGCCCGGCGACGCGCGGACGATTCGCACCGAGGTCGCGCGCGTGCTCGGTCTGGCCCCGGAGCAGGTGCGGGTGACGGAGACGCACAATCACGCCGGGCCGCCGCCGAGCACGTGGGCGTGGATGAAGGAGGGCGCGGCCGCGCTCAGGCGCTACTACGACCAGCTGCCCGACCGGGCGGCGAGTGCGGCGATGACCGCGCGGAGGGCGCTGCGGCCGGCGCGCGTGGCCGCGGGCGCCGGCGAGAGCCGCGTCGCCGTGAACCGCCGGGAGCGATCGCCGGACGGCCGGATGGCCACCGGGGTGAACCCGGACGGGATCATTGATCCCCACGTGTTCGTCGTGCGCATCGACGGCCGGGACGAGCGGCCGCTCGCGGCGATCGTCGGCTACACCGCGCATCCGACGACGATGGGGCCGACGAACCGGCGCTTCAGCGCGGACTGGCCCGGCCATCTCAAGCGCACGGTGGAGGCCGTTACCGGTGCCGTGTGCCTCTTCGCCCAGGGCGCGACCGGCAATGTGGGACCGGGGCCGGAGGGGTTCACCGACGACGCCCGCGTGATCAAGCGCATCGGCGGCGCCGTGGGGTCGGTCGCGGCCGGCGTGTACTTCGATCTCCGGATCCCGCCGCGGCGGTTTCGCCACGAACGTGTCTGGGAGTCGGGGGCGCCGCTCGGCAAGTGGGTGGCGGAGCCGGAGCCCGCACCCGGGCCGCGGGTACGCGTGATGACCCGGGAGATCCGGCTGCCGCTGCGGCCGCAGCCGCCCCTGGCGCAGGCCGAGGCTGAAGCGGAGACGGCCCGCGGACGTCTCAATGATCTCGTGGGCCGCGGCGCCGCGGCGCGCGAGATCGAAGCGGCCACCTTCGTCACCAAGCGGGCGGCGATGACGGTGGAGCGCGCCCGCGCGTTCGCCGGCAAGTCCGACCTGCCGGTCGAATTGCACGTGCTGCAGGTCGGTCCCGCGGTTCTGGCCGGGATTCCCGCGGAGCCGTTCGCCGAGATCGGGCTCGCGATCAAGGCCCGGTCGCCGTTTCCGCACACCTGGTTCGGTGGCTACGTCGGCGGATGGTCGGGATACATTCCCACACCGGAGGAGTATCCCCGGGGCGGGTACGAGGTGGACACGACACCGTTCACGTCCGACGCGGCCGGCCGGGTGATCGAGGACACGGTCGCCGCGCTCGAAGACCTCTACCGGCAGGAGACGGCTCGATGA